The Fontisubflavum oceani genomic interval ATCGTGTCCGCACCCAGAAACAGCGTCTCATGCAGGCCACGGGCATGGAGCAAACGGTCGGTGAAGACATGGCCCCGCTCGGGATCGGCGCAGAGTTGTATCTCGTCGACGGCCAGGAAATCTGTGCCGTTGCTCTGCGGCATCGCTTCAACGGTACAGACCCAGTATTGTGTGCGCGGCGGCACAATCCGCTCTTCGCCTGTGACCAGCGCCACGACCGAAGGGCCGCGCAGCGCGACAATCTTGTCATAGACCTCGCGCGCCAACAGGCGCAGCGGCAGACCGATGACACCGGTGCGATGCGCCAGCATCCGCTCAATCGCGTAGTGGGTTTTCCCGGTATTGGTGGGGCCAAGGATGGCGGCAATCCGCCCCTGCCCCGACATGCTGCCTGTCATTCTGCCTGACCGCCCGGCGAAGGGCAGCCCCTTTCGGCCCTTGTTCTGAAAATCTAGAGGGTTTCGCCCTCAAGCATTCGGTTCAACCGATCCACCGCCTGATTTATGTCGGGACGGTGCGGATGTATAGCTTGCGCGCTCTCAAAAGCCTCCAACGCGGCGTCGAATTCGCCCATTTCCTCCAACATCAGGCCCAAACCCGTCAACGCTCCGAAGTGGCGCGGATTGAGGGCCAGGACTTGCTGCACATCGGCAATTGAGGGTCCATACATGCCCATCCGGAAATAGGCTGTCGCGCGCGCATTCCAACCTTCGGCGAAATCCGGCGCATGATCCGTCAGTGCAGTCAGGTGATCAAGCGCCGCGTCCAGATCGCCCTCATCCAGCGCCTCGCGCCCCCGCATCAACAGGAAATCCGCCGAGGCCGAGCCGGAGATTGACCAGCGTTGGTAAATCTCTTCCTCCACCAACTCCCAATTGCCCAAATCCGGGATTTGGAGCCGCTCAAACAATTCTTCCAGGCGGTCGTTTTGCGCAAAGGCCAAGCCGGTTCCCGCCGACATGGTCAAAACTGCCGCAAGGAGAGTGTTGTGTATGATGACGAATGCTCTCATTCTGCTTTTGACTGTAGCATTCTGACACGCAGGTTCCAGAACAAAGCCGCGTGATCGACGGGAAGGAGATTTTCATGAGCGATGTGATTACCGGTGCCGTGGCGGCTCTAAGCGCGAAACTCGGCGATGGGTTCGACGGCAGCGCCATGTTTGTCATCGAAGGTGAAGGCGCGATTGTTGTCGACGGCTCGGGCGTACGCGCCGCCGAAGACGGGGCCGAAGCCGATGTGACGATGACCGCCGATGCCGACACGTTCCAAGAAATCCTCGCCGGGGACCTGAACCCGACCGCCGCCTTCATGGGCGGGCGATTGAAGGTTGATGGCGATATGGGCGCGGCCATGCGCCTTGGCGGCGCGCTTGGCTGACATGTGATGTTGGCCGATCCTGTCGACACCGCGATAGAGCCCGCCCCCTATCTGGCCGATGTGGCCGATGGGCCGGATGAGGCCAGCGCATGGTGGGTCCGCGCAAAAGACGGCACGCGGATTCGGGTTGGTCATTGGCCCGGAGGCGACAAAGGCACGATCCTGATGTTCCCGGGCCGCACGGAGTATATCGAGAAATACGGACGGCTGGCGCGAGACATGGTCGCGCGCGGTTATGGTATGGTCGCGGTCGACTGGCGCGGCCAGGGCCTTGCCGACCGCCCTGCGCATCGCCGCGATATGGGCCATGTGGTCAGCTTCGATGAGTATCGCGAAGATGTGGCGGCCATGCGCCAAGTGCTGGATCAGATCGCGCCGCCGAAGCCGTGGTTTCTGATCGGTCACTCGATGGGCGGGGCAATTGGACTCAGGGCGTTGCATGACGGGTTGCCGATCACGCGCGCGGTGTTCACCGCACCGATGTGGGGCATTCAGATGTCGCCGTTTCTCCGCTCGATCTCTGGGATCGTGATGGGGTTGAGCGGCCCGCTTGGCCTCGACACCAAATTCGCGCCTACGACAGGCCCTGCGGAGCCAATGGCGTTTGAAGACAA includes:
- a CDS encoding tetratricopeptide repeat protein, which translates into the protein MSAGTGLAFAQNDRLEELFERLQIPDLGNWELVEEEIYQRWSISGSASADFLLMRGREALDEGDLDAALDHLTALTDHAPDFAEGWNARATAYFRMGMYGPSIADVQQVLALNPRHFGALTGLGLMLEEMGEFDAALEAFESAQAIHPHRPDINQAVDRLNRMLEGETL
- a CDS encoding SCP2 sterol-binding domain-containing protein, whose amino-acid sequence is MSDVITGAVAALSAKLGDGFDGSAMFVIEGEGAIVVDGSGVRAAEDGAEADVTMTADADTFQEILAGDLNPTAAFMGGRLKVDGDMGAAMRLGGALG
- a CDS encoding alpha/beta fold hydrolase — translated: MLADPVDTAIEPAPYLADVADGPDEASAWWVRAKDGTRIRVGHWPGGDKGTILMFPGRTEYIEKYGRLARDMVARGYGMVAVDWRGQGLADRPAHRRDMGHVVSFDEYREDVAAMRQVLDQIAPPKPWFLIGHSMGGAIGLRALHDGLPITRAVFTAPMWGIQMSPFLRSISGIVMGLSGPLGLDTKFAPTTGPAEPMAFEDNPLTSDRDNFDYMSRQVAEHPDLALGGPSIRWVNAALRESSTLLAMPAPDTPALTILGELERIVEPSAIKARMAHWPGGRLDLIKGAEHEVLMEAPAMRDGILDAIVTWFEGDSSAA